A region from the Tigriopus californicus strain San Diego chromosome 9, Tcal_SD_v2.1, whole genome shotgun sequence genome encodes:
- the LOC131886339 gene encoding uncharacterized protein LOC131886339 — MATILLLALVLSSKCLGIPGNLVSWRPEEKIVVKYHELSQCSQSHQESILPSMLKCRTRPTVIELPMPIVDGESGSIIQVIPGHILVERCSGSCNNNPSHTCLPTRVVNKTVEVMAIQATYSSGLWNTVCAVVQVEEHQACSCSCRQTAEFCSRGQFYDASKCQCRCENEWAKSQCLSSGKDWNPNTCSCVCPERTWRACSTGFMFDFQNSCECTRIYNMAWTGLTILIGVFVIACIGLSAIVFHLKRRKDLASRRSSIQHQAIAEAFIQEGT; from the coding sequence ATGGCTACAATTCTACTCTTGGCTTTGGTACTGAGCTCGAAATGCTTGGGTATCCCGGGCAACCTTGTTTCTTGGAGGCCTGAGGAGAAAATCGTTGTGAAGTACCACGAACTCAGCCAGTGCTCCCAATCCCATCAAGAGAGTATCTTACCTTCCATGCTCAAGTGCCGTACTCGTCCCACCGTCATAGAGCTTCCTATGCCTATTGTGGACGGAGAGAGCGGTTCCATTATACAAGTGATCCCGGGTCACATTCTAGTGGAACGATGCTCTGGATCATGTAATAATAATCCATCTCATACGTGCTTGCCTACTCGTGTGGTCAACAAAACCGTCGAGGTCATGGCTATTCAAGCCACTTACTCATCCGGGTTGTGGAACACTGTGTGCGCCGTGGTCCAAGTCGAAGAACACCAAGCGTGTTCATGCTCTTGCCGTCAAACCGCTGAGTTTTGCTCTCGAGGGCAGTTCTACGATGCCTCAAAATGTCAGTGTCGATGCGAAAATGAATGGGCCAAGAGCCAATGTCTGTCCTCTGGCAAGGATTGGAACCCAAACACGTGTTCGTGCGTCTGCCCGGAGCGGACTTGGAGGGCCTGTTCCACGGGGTTCATGTTCGATTTCCAGAACTCGTGTGAGTGTACGCGCATCTATAACATGGCCTGGACCGGGCTGACTATTCTCATTGGCGTTTTTGTCATTGCCTGCATCGGATTGAGTGCAATTGTATTTCATCTCAAGCGGAGAAAAGATTTGGCGTCCCGAAGATCAAGTATCCAACATCAGGCCATTGCAGAGGCATTCATTCAAGAGGGCACGTGA